From a single Oceaniferula flava genomic region:
- the gltB gene encoding glutamate synthase large subunit codes for MSFPYHNNTPDSTGSMHSFSTERDNCGMGAIANIHGKRSYQIVDLAIESVCNMTHRGAVDADMKTGDGSGILSQIPYPIFRKAAAEFGTELKDDTDLAVGVFFLPFDDQAAQEEIKQLTAKTIAARGISLIGWREAPVAPEELGKLAQKTRPQILHLLMEKPEGWDADHFERQLYLCRRSIERDTKTIENFYIPSFSSRLISYKGLAMPATLKAFYLDLQNPEFETAICLYHQRFSTNTFPAWPLGQPFRMMCHNGEINTVRGNRNWMASREEFFESEIWGEDVELLKNVLREDESDSASLDHALELLTLSGRSLEHSMCMLVPPAFRDDADISDDLRAFYQYHRSFAEPWDGPAGLVYTDGNKLCASLDRNGLRPSRFKLTEDGLLYIGSEIGAVQIDSSKVIRTGRLGPGQMLSADLSTGELKFDREIKEGLAKKAPYRRWIDENRLELHDFISPDPQTPAVEIDPVDLSRMQIMHAINTEELDMVFPPMIKGAQEAVFSMGDDIPLAVLSSYPRLLPTYFKQLFAQVTNPPIDPIRERSVMTLAAGLGAECNLLAETPEHARVLNLDSAILLEQEMHRIKDMEEHGFPNRVIDITWDASTGAAGMEDAVKRVCMEAEATVDENINVLILSDRAASAERVPLPAMLITGAVHHHLNRVRKRLRCSLVVECGEARDTHQIACLFGFGATAVCPYLGYATVRDIVRNDTKGKIGDGISESKAMSNYRKALEKGLLKIMSKMGISVLNSYQGAQIFEAIGIGKEVMDVCFTGAPSRLSGIGFKEIAEESIIRHKAAFADVLDDSEELDELRVLISKGKPLPLGDPGYYRYRKQGERHAITTEVIKNFHTYLKDGKQEDYDDYVKASLETHPVTIKDLFEFVPSSDGAVPLEEVEPRENIVRRFTTAAMSMGALSPEAHETLAIAMNRIGAKSDSGEGGEDPRRFQPYPNGDWARSRIKQIASGRFGVSAHYLVNADELEIKMAQGAKPGEGGQLPGHKVNGIIARLRNTQPGVQLISPPPHHDIYSIEDLAQLIHDLKEINPRAKVTVKLVAEAGVGTVAAGVAKADADVILISGHDGGTAASPLSSTKHAGLPWEMGLSEAQQTLVLNNLRSRVTLRTDGGMKNGRDIITAAILGAEEYNFGTMAMIAMGCVYVRRCHLNNCPVGVATTDPKWRAKFNGTPEMVVKYFYAVADEARKIMAGLGVKTLDELIGRPEFLRQREVPDHPKANSIDLSPVLKDIAPAVAKTLECDPKDVARICQQDRNDGIQKPALDLQIIEDVKSSIGSEDFADLMDRQPVNLEYKVVNTDRNLGTRLSGRIAEVHGNHGLPNGTINLTFRGSAGQSLGTFLCGGININAIGEANDYVGKGMAGGRIVVQPEDNVQFEPADNSLAGNTCMYGATGGELYINGRAGERFCVRNSGGTAVCEGVGDHGCEYMTNGLVLILGLTGKNFGAGMSGGTAFVYDKDGRFQSRINTEMVAPLPIRREQDIAEVKRLVEKHVELTGSARAQRILDNWEKSVKKFIRVIPKERAELEAAEESHEAASNVGR; via the coding sequence ATGTCATTCCCATATCACAACAACACACCAGACAGCACCGGATCCATGCACAGTTTCTCCACCGAGAGAGATAACTGCGGCATGGGCGCGATTGCCAACATCCACGGCAAGCGCTCATATCAAATCGTCGATTTGGCGATCGAGTCCGTATGTAACATGACGCACCGCGGAGCTGTTGACGCTGATATGAAAACCGGCGACGGCTCAGGCATCCTCAGCCAGATCCCCTACCCGATTTTCCGCAAGGCTGCCGCTGAATTCGGCACCGAGCTGAAAGACGATACCGATCTGGCGGTGGGCGTATTCTTCCTCCCCTTCGACGACCAAGCTGCGCAGGAAGAAATCAAGCAGCTGACGGCCAAAACTATCGCGGCCCGCGGAATCTCCCTGATTGGCTGGCGCGAGGCTCCCGTGGCTCCTGAAGAGCTGGGCAAGCTGGCGCAGAAAACCCGCCCGCAGATCCTCCACCTGCTGATGGAAAAACCCGAGGGCTGGGACGCCGATCACTTTGAGCGTCAGCTCTACCTCTGCCGCCGCAGCATCGAGCGCGATACCAAGACGATTGAAAACTTCTACATCCCCTCCTTTTCCAGTCGATTGATCTCTTACAAGGGCCTGGCCATGCCAGCCACCCTCAAGGCCTTCTACCTCGATCTCCAGAATCCTGAGTTCGAGACCGCCATCTGTCTTTACCACCAACGTTTCTCCACCAACACATTCCCCGCTTGGCCGCTCGGTCAGCCATTCCGCATGATGTGCCACAACGGGGAAATCAACACCGTGCGCGGCAACCGCAACTGGATGGCCTCCCGTGAGGAATTCTTCGAATCCGAAATCTGGGGCGAAGATGTCGAGCTGCTGAAGAATGTTCTCCGCGAAGACGAAAGTGACTCCGCCAGCCTCGACCACGCGCTGGAGCTACTCACCCTCTCCGGCCGCTCGCTGGAGCACTCGATGTGCATGCTGGTTCCCCCCGCCTTCCGCGACGATGCCGACATCTCCGATGACCTGCGCGCCTTCTATCAGTATCACCGCTCGTTCGCCGAGCCATGGGACGGCCCTGCCGGCCTGGTCTACACCGATGGCAACAAACTCTGCGCCTCGCTCGATCGAAATGGCCTTCGCCCGTCGCGCTTCAAACTCACCGAAGACGGCCTGCTTTACATCGGTTCCGAAATCGGTGCCGTGCAGATCGACAGCAGCAAGGTGATCCGCACCGGCCGTCTCGGACCCGGACAGATGCTCAGCGCTGACCTCAGCACTGGAGAGCTGAAGTTCGACCGTGAAATCAAGGAAGGTCTGGCGAAAAAAGCCCCCTACCGTCGCTGGATCGATGAAAACCGTCTGGAACTCCACGATTTCATCTCCCCGGACCCTCAAACTCCCGCCGTGGAAATCGACCCCGTCGACCTCTCACGCATGCAGATCATGCATGCGATCAACACCGAGGAACTCGACATGGTCTTCCCGCCGATGATCAAAGGCGCTCAGGAAGCGGTTTTCTCCATGGGTGACGACATCCCACTGGCCGTGCTTTCCAGCTACCCACGTCTCCTGCCGACTTACTTCAAGCAGCTCTTCGCCCAGGTGACCAACCCACCGATCGATCCGATCCGCGAGCGCTCCGTGATGACGCTCGCCGCCGGTCTCGGTGCCGAGTGTAACCTGTTAGCCGAAACTCCGGAACACGCCCGCGTGCTGAATCTCGACTCCGCCATCCTGCTCGAGCAGGAAATGCACCGGATCAAAGACATGGAGGAACATGGCTTCCCGAACCGCGTGATCGACATCACCTGGGACGCCTCCACCGGAGCAGCCGGCATGGAAGACGCCGTGAAACGAGTCTGCATGGAAGCTGAGGCCACCGTGGATGAAAACATCAACGTGCTCATCCTTTCCGACCGCGCCGCATCCGCCGAGCGCGTGCCTCTGCCCGCCATGCTGATCACCGGTGCCGTGCACCACCACTTGAACCGCGTGCGCAAGCGTCTTCGCTGCTCCTTGGTGGTCGAGTGCGGTGAAGCCCGCGATACCCACCAAATCGCCTGCCTGTTCGGCTTCGGCGCCACCGCCGTCTGCCCATACCTCGGCTACGCCACCGTCCGCGACATCGTGCGCAACGACACCAAAGGCAAAATTGGCGACGGCATCTCCGAGAGCAAGGCGATGAGCAACTACCGCAAGGCACTGGAAAAAGGCCTGCTCAAGATCATGTCCAAGATGGGTATCTCCGTGCTGAACTCCTATCAGGGAGCGCAGATTTTCGAGGCCATCGGCATTGGCAAAGAAGTCATGGATGTCTGTTTTACCGGCGCTCCGTCACGCCTCAGCGGCATCGGCTTCAAAGAAATCGCCGAGGAATCCATCATCCGTCACAAAGCGGCCTTCGCCGATGTCTTGGACGACAGCGAAGAGCTCGACGAGCTGCGCGTGCTCATCAGCAAAGGCAAGCCACTGCCCTTGGGCGATCCTGGCTACTACCGCTACCGCAAGCAGGGCGAACGTCACGCCATCACCACCGAGGTGATCAAGAACTTCCACACCTACCTCAAGGACGGTAAGCAGGAGGACTACGATGACTACGTCAAAGCCTCCCTGGAAACGCATCCGGTCACCATCAAGGACCTCTTTGAATTTGTGCCGTCCAGCGATGGTGCTGTGCCACTCGAAGAAGTAGAGCCCCGCGAGAACATCGTGCGCCGCTTCACCACCGCCGCCATGTCCATGGGGGCGCTGTCACCGGAAGCCCACGAAACTTTGGCCATTGCCATGAACCGCATCGGTGCCAAGTCGGACTCCGGTGAAGGCGGCGAGGACCCTCGTCGTTTCCAACCTTATCCAAATGGCGACTGGGCACGCTCCCGAATCAAGCAGATCGCATCCGGACGTTTCGGCGTTTCCGCGCACTATCTGGTCAATGCCGATGAGCTGGAAATCAAGATGGCCCAAGGAGCGAAGCCCGGTGAAGGTGGCCAGCTTCCCGGTCACAAGGTGAATGGCATCATCGCCCGCCTGCGCAACACCCAGCCGGGTGTGCAGCTGATCTCACCACCGCCGCACCACGATATTTACTCCATCGAGGATCTGGCCCAGCTGATCCACGACCTGAAGGAAATCAACCCACGTGCCAAAGTCACCGTCAAGCTGGTGGCAGAAGCCGGTGTCGGCACCGTGGCCGCCGGTGTGGCCAAGGCCGATGCCGATGTCATCCTGATCTCCGGTCACGACGGCGGAACCGCAGCCTCACCGCTGTCCTCCACCAAACACGCCGGCCTGCCATGGGAAATGGGCCTTTCCGAGGCTCAGCAGACTCTGGTGCTGAACAACCTGCGCTCGCGAGTTACACTGCGCACCGATGGTGGCATGAAAAACGGACGCGATATCATCACCGCCGCCATCCTCGGCGCGGAGGAATACAACTTCGGCACCATGGCGATGATTGCCATGGGCTGTGTCTACGTCCGCCGCTGTCACCTGAACAACTGCCCGGTAGGTGTTGCCACCACCGATCCCAAATGGCGCGCCAAGTTCAACGGCACTCCGGAAATGGTGGTGAAATACTTCTACGCAGTCGCCGACGAAGCACGCAAGATCATGGCAGGCCTCGGTGTCAAAACCTTGGACGAGCTGATTGGCCGCCCCGAGTTCCTGCGTCAGCGCGAGGTCCCAGACCATCCAAAGGCAAACTCCATCGACCTCAGCCCCGTGCTCAAGGACATCGCTCCTGCCGTGGCCAAGACGCTGGAGTGCGATCCCAAGGACGTGGCTCGCATTTGCCAACAGGATCGCAACGATGGTATCCAAAAGCCAGCGCTCGACCTACAGATCATCGAAGACGTCAAGAGCAGCATCGGCAGCGAGGACTTTGCCGATCTCATGGATCGTCAGCCGGTGAACCTTGAATACAAGGTGGTCAATACCGACCGCAACCTCGGCACCCGCCTCTCCGGACGCATTGCCGAAGTGCACGGCAACCATGGCCTGCCAAACGGCACAATCAACCTGACCTTCCGCGGCTCCGCCGGACAATCGCTGGGCACCTTCCTCTGTGGCGGCATCAACATCAATGCCATCGGCGAAGCTAACGACTACGTCGGTAAAGGCATGGCTGGTGGCCGCATCGTGGTGCAGCCGGAAGACAACGTTCAGTTCGAACCTGCTGACAACTCCCTGGCAGGTAACACCTGCATGTATGGAGCCACTGGTGGTGAGCTCTACATCAATGGTCGTGCCGGAGAGCGCTTCTGCGTTCGTAACTCCGGTGGCACCGCCGTCTGTGAAGGCGTCGGCGACCACGGCTGTGAATACATGACCAACGGTCTGGTGCTTATCCTCGGCCTCACTGGCAAGAACTTCGGAGCCGGTATGTCCGGAGGCACCGCCTTTGTTTACGATAAAGACGGCCGTTTCCAATCGCGCATCAACACCGAGATGGTGGCCCCCCTCCCCATCCGGCGTGAGCAGGACATCGCCGAGGTCAAACGTCTGGTTGAAAAACACGTTGAACTCACCGGCAGTGCCCGTGCTCAGCGAATCTTGGATAACTGGGAAAAGTCCGTGAAGAAATTCATCCGCGTGATCCCCAAAGAACGCGCCGAACTGGAAGCCGCCGAAGAGTCGCACGAAGCCGCCTCAAACGTAGGCCGCTAA
- a CDS encoding MATE family efflux transporter produces MSSEEFQAVESGDGLSVIDEPPAVAVPMELGGKLAGLSLPRQVLALALWPFLQNLMGVGVGFADMMIAGRMESGEASEAVMDMMGAGMYLMWLLMILQGAMATGAMALVSRATGARDIKSANLALGQSLLLGVVSGFLSGVLIWLVVPHMGRFFGLSDLAQEYVVDYMRIGALLAPFSGVMFVASSCLRAYGDTVKPFMAMLLVNVINVGVSLYFVYELGWGVQGLAGGTVIGWACGAAMILWFLRPGGGLSQRQSKKSANSLDPLVLRLENMRYDMPMLRRIWRISWPSMIEIIGMWSVHAVGVYFIGSMKAGTIGAHAMVVRLESVSFMPGFAIGMAASTLTGQYLGAKDPEMAKKAVRFCWVLAVVTMGGAGVLISVFNTEFLALFGDPSSAQFQMAAPVIRFVGLMQVLTASMMVMKMSMRGAGDTRTVTIYSFTSMGLIRVGVLWWVIRNYDIDLMGIWQVMICDVLLQSAIFVWLHFRGRWLTREV; encoded by the coding sequence ATGAGTAGTGAGGAATTCCAGGCCGTGGAGAGTGGCGACGGGCTATCGGTGATCGATGAGCCCCCGGCCGTTGCTGTGCCGATGGAGTTAGGTGGGAAGCTTGCCGGCCTCTCACTACCTCGGCAGGTGCTGGCTCTTGCGCTGTGGCCATTTTTACAAAACCTGATGGGCGTGGGTGTCGGTTTCGCAGACATGATGATCGCGGGCCGGATGGAAAGTGGCGAAGCCAGTGAGGCAGTCATGGATATGATGGGAGCAGGCATGTATCTTATGTGGCTGCTGATGATTCTTCAAGGGGCGATGGCGACTGGTGCGATGGCCTTGGTGTCACGTGCCACCGGCGCACGTGATATTAAATCGGCCAACCTTGCCCTGGGGCAGTCGCTGCTACTGGGAGTGGTCTCCGGTTTCCTCAGTGGGGTGCTGATCTGGCTGGTGGTTCCTCACATGGGGCGTTTCTTCGGTCTGAGTGACTTGGCTCAGGAATATGTGGTGGATTACATGCGCATCGGAGCTCTGTTGGCTCCGTTCAGTGGTGTGATGTTTGTCGCCAGCAGTTGCCTGCGAGCTTATGGCGATACGGTGAAGCCCTTTATGGCGATGCTGTTAGTCAATGTGATCAACGTTGGTGTCAGCCTCTATTTTGTTTATGAACTCGGCTGGGGCGTGCAAGGCCTTGCCGGCGGCACGGTGATCGGCTGGGCCTGCGGCGCGGCGATGATTCTCTGGTTCCTGCGCCCCGGTGGTGGACTGAGTCAGCGCCAATCCAAGAAAAGCGCAAATTCATTGGACCCACTGGTGCTGCGCTTGGAAAACATGCGCTACGATATGCCAATGCTGCGCCGAATCTGGCGGATTAGCTGGCCGTCGATGATCGAAATCATCGGTATGTGGTCGGTGCATGCCGTGGGGGTCTATTTTATCGGCTCGATGAAAGCGGGCACCATTGGGGCACATGCGATGGTGGTTCGTCTGGAGTCGGTGAGTTTCATGCCGGGGTTCGCCATTGGCATGGCGGCGAGCACACTCACCGGTCAGTATCTCGGCGCCAAGGATCCGGAAATGGCGAAAAAGGCAGTGCGTTTCTGCTGGGTTCTGGCCGTGGTGACCATGGGAGGTGCTGGCGTTTTGATCTCCGTGTTTAATACCGAATTCCTCGCATTGTTCGGCGATCCGTCGTCGGCCCAATTCCAGATGGCGGCACCGGTTATTCGCTTTGTTGGTCTGATGCAGGTGCTGACGGCCTCGATGATGGTGATGAAAATGTCGATGCGTGGTGCGGGGGATACGCGCACGGTGACGATCTATTCATTCACCTCCATGGGCTTGATCCGGGTGGGAGTGCTCTGGTGGGTCATCCGGAATTACGACATCGACCTGATGGGGATTTGGCAGGTGATGATCTGTGATGTGCTGCTGCAAAGTGCAATCTTCGTCTGGCTCCACTTCCGCGGCCGCTGGCTGACAAGGGAGGTGTAA
- a CDS encoding DUF6817 domain-containing protein — protein MNVAQTNLQLYNQLREARWSDADLTTVRAAYDVSQKLFANAYRPNQKPFVCHLIGTASVLAHWGERPDMVVAGMLHSAYLYGSFGDKLGMTPEKRQYLRAIVGADIETLVHNYSSMKGVNPLTSDDRDYLVLILADLYDEMLDQGAAYAPAKPLPELCDDETVTKIIDAATRTISAEVGQQFEKAIRDLEQASPPDFLTTDATSFSRIKTGIPGFSKKRKRSRWRRLLQK, from the coding sequence ATGAACGTCGCACAAACGAATCTGCAGCTATACAATCAGCTTAGGGAAGCCCGTTGGAGCGATGCCGATCTCACCACCGTGAGGGCCGCTTACGATGTTTCGCAAAAGCTCTTTGCCAATGCCTATCGCCCCAACCAAAAGCCTTTCGTTTGCCATTTGATCGGCACCGCCAGCGTGCTCGCGCACTGGGGCGAGCGCCCTGACATGGTGGTTGCCGGCATGTTACACTCGGCCTATCTTTACGGCAGTTTTGGCGACAAATTAGGGATGACTCCCGAGAAACGGCAATACCTCCGTGCCATCGTGGGTGCTGATATTGAAACCTTGGTGCACAACTACTCATCCATGAAGGGCGTCAATCCTCTAACCTCGGATGACCGCGATTACCTCGTGCTGATCTTGGCCGACCTCTATGATGAAATGTTGGATCAGGGGGCTGCCTATGCTCCGGCGAAACCACTGCCGGAACTGTGCGACGATGAGACGGTCACCAAAATCATCGACGCCGCAACTCGGACGATCAGCGCCGAGGTCGGTCAACAGTTCGAAAAAGCGATCCGCGATCTCGAGCAAGCCAGCCCTCCAGACTTTCTCACCACCGACGCCACCTCCTTCAGCCGAATCAAAACGGGAATCCCCGGTTTTTCGAAAAAAAGGAAACGCTCACGCTGGCGTCGCCTGCTCCAGAAATAG
- a CDS encoding glycosyltransferase family 2 protein, whose amino-acid sequence MPSDCPVVAFVPREVFSTTEKSLRRLYEITDTPFDLVCIDGNSDSKTKSFLEKFSKEKGFTLIRTESYLTPNRARNMAYDWAKKNTDTDYMVFVDNDVLVSKDWLSALVQCAEETKAGLVGPTYYEHLPECSKIHMYGGVCGIKRNKHDRLAYYEHHDCQHLPVEKLESELVRKTTELIEFHTVLVRMDFLTKIGGFDDGLVCHAEHGDISMTATQHGYEIWLEPASKITYVPPSKLTREDRDFFFSRWSEAKISANQEHFDQKWGLDPHPKKKNPGLKWLRMHRRYACGSIRKVRKMFGKKVGRFYEKKIFSPLEHRWNRFKYPA is encoded by the coding sequence ATGCCCAGTGATTGCCCCGTTGTCGCCTTTGTCCCCAGAGAGGTCTTTAGCACCACCGAAAAAAGCCTGAGAAGGCTTTATGAGATCACCGATACGCCATTTGACCTAGTCTGTATCGATGGCAATTCCGACTCAAAAACAAAGTCGTTTCTGGAAAAGTTCTCCAAAGAGAAAGGCTTTACTCTCATCCGCACCGAGTCCTACTTAACCCCGAACCGTGCACGTAACATGGCCTATGATTGGGCCAAGAAAAACACCGACACAGATTACATGGTGTTCGTGGACAATGACGTCTTGGTGAGCAAGGACTGGCTGTCTGCGCTGGTACAATGTGCCGAAGAGACAAAGGCTGGGCTCGTAGGCCCCACTTATTATGAGCACCTCCCGGAATGCTCAAAAATCCATATGTATGGCGGTGTCTGTGGCATCAAACGCAATAAACATGACCGACTGGCCTACTACGAACATCACGACTGCCAACACCTCCCTGTCGAAAAATTGGAGTCCGAACTCGTGCGGAAGACCACGGAGTTGATTGAATTTCACACGGTGCTGGTTCGCATGGATTTTCTAACGAAAATTGGAGGCTTTGACGATGGCTTGGTCTGCCACGCTGAGCATGGCGATATTTCCATGACAGCCACCCAACATGGATATGAGATCTGGCTCGAGCCGGCTTCTAAAATCACCTATGTGCCCCCCTCGAAATTGACACGCGAAGATCGTGATTTCTTCTTCTCCCGATGGAGCGAGGCAAAGATCAGCGCCAACCAAGAACACTTCGATCAAAAATGGGGTCTGGATCCCCACCCCAAAAAGAAGAACCCGGGTCTGAAGTGGCTTCGGATGCACCGCCGATACGCCTGTGGGAGTATTCGTAAGGTTCGCAAAATGTTTGGCAAAAAAGTCGGACGGTTCTACGAGAAGAAAATCTTCAGTCCCTTGGAGCATCGCTGGAATCGCTTTAAATACCCCGCCTAA
- a CDS encoding glycosyltransferase family 2 protein, translating into MEQPLVSIVIPCYNAATYLEACLQSLYAQTYPHLEIILIDDGSSDGTLEIIKQQGDRVLYRTGPNQGANAARNTGMDMARGKYLKFFDADDIMLRDAIAMQVDGMEKLQPHQFIYGDVVDLDSKKPVFDNIFTSSEVTRDEMIYQLFEGNILTGCPLHQRQFIVDHGLRFEECLLSAQEWDFHLQIALAGGIFVHQDTLIYYYRDHDEPDRINQVMKQREVKLREFCLRYEVACPKIIAGYANQVMYPPIKTIIRNRLAKIEAKLVRAKQQDEALNVREIRKDLDPLWRVLLMDLRYICRRHFK; encoded by the coding sequence ATGGAACAACCCCTCGTGAGCATCGTGATTCCCTGCTACAATGCAGCGACCTATCTCGAAGCGTGTTTGCAAAGCCTCTACGCGCAAACCTACCCTCATTTGGAAATCATTTTGATCGACGACGGTTCGAGCGATGGCACCTTGGAAATCATCAAGCAGCAAGGTGACCGCGTTCTCTACCGCACTGGTCCGAACCAAGGGGCGAATGCTGCGCGCAACACCGGCATGGATATGGCACGGGGAAAATATCTGAAGTTCTTCGATGCTGATGATATCATGTTGCGTGACGCCATCGCTATGCAGGTGGATGGCATGGAGAAGTTGCAGCCTCATCAATTTATCTATGGTGATGTGGTAGACCTCGACAGCAAGAAGCCGGTTTTTGACAATATTTTTACCTCTTCAGAGGTCACGCGGGATGAAATGATTTATCAGCTATTTGAAGGGAATATCCTGACTGGCTGCCCCCTTCATCAACGGCAGTTTATCGTTGATCATGGTCTGCGTTTCGAAGAGTGTTTGTTATCGGCGCAGGAGTGGGATTTTCATCTTCAAATTGCACTCGCTGGTGGGATCTTTGTGCATCAAGACACACTGATTTATTATTATCGTGATCATGATGAGCCCGACCGCATCAATCAGGTGATGAAGCAGCGTGAAGTAAAACTCAGGGAATTCTGTCTGCGTTACGAGGTAGCATGTCCCAAAATCATTGCTGGATACGCCAATCAAGTGATGTATCCACCGATAAAAACGATCATCCGTAATCGTCTCGCTAAGATAGAAGCCAAACTTGTTCGGGCGAAGCAACAAGATGAAGCGTTGAACGTGCGTGAGATTCGCAAGGACCTGGACCCGCTGTGGCGCGTTCTATTGATGGATCTTCGCTATATTTGTCGACGACATTTCAAATGA
- a CDS encoding RrF2 family transcriptional regulator, with amino-acid sequence MRISQKLEYACRAMVQLARHHDGQTLTRLDDLAQREAVSANFLVQILNDLKRAGLIISKRGKAGGYLLAREPREITLQHITMAVEPGMLIPNVSEEGESGKSIKDAWASISKSLDGALNEINLDSLCTEAPMFYI; translated from the coding sequence GTGAGGATTTCTCAAAAACTTGAATACGCGTGTCGGGCAATGGTTCAACTCGCTCGGCATCACGACGGACAGACTCTTACACGACTTGATGACCTCGCGCAACGTGAAGCCGTGTCTGCAAACTTTTTGGTGCAAATCCTCAACGATCTAAAACGGGCCGGATTAATCATTAGCAAGCGAGGTAAAGCTGGCGGCTACCTGCTGGCCAGAGAGCCGCGCGAGATCACCCTGCAGCACATCACCATGGCGGTGGAACCCGGCATGCTCATCCCCAACGTTTCCGAAGAGGGTGAGTCAGGAAAATCTATCAAGGACGCCTGGGCTTCGATCAGCAAGTCGCTCGACGGAGCCCTCAACGAAATCAACCTCGATTCACTCTGCACCGAGGCCCCGATGTTCTACATATAA
- the cysE gene encoding serine O-acetyltransferase — translation MEHKNQTKASANEFNLCHGRLSQEELDEIWAGVHEAAEKIIQSEPQLRHLLTDVVISRKCMARGLAARLARKLAREDMQRDELEPLLCDILINNGALVRSAARDMQAIVDRDPACQSALEPLLFYKGFLAITSYRISHHLWGTGRHALALYFQSISSEIFGVDIHPAARIGCGILLDHATSVVVGETSIIEDDVSILHEVTLGGTGKVSGDRHPIVRSGVLIGAGSKILGRVTIGTCAKVGAGSVVLEDVPPHKTVAGVPAVVMGESNEENPALGMNQSLCDGNRI, via the coding sequence ATGGAACATAAAAACCAAACCAAGGCCAGTGCCAACGAGTTTAACCTCTGTCATGGCCGATTAAGTCAGGAGGAGCTCGATGAGATTTGGGCGGGAGTCCATGAGGCGGCGGAAAAAATCATCCAAAGCGAGCCGCAGCTACGACACTTACTCACCGATGTGGTGATCTCCAGAAAGTGTATGGCGCGTGGTTTGGCCGCTCGCTTGGCGCGAAAGTTGGCACGCGAAGACATGCAGCGCGATGAGCTTGAGCCGCTTCTCTGCGACATCCTGATCAATAATGGGGCGCTGGTGCGTAGTGCGGCCAGGGATATGCAGGCGATTGTCGACCGTGACCCGGCATGCCAATCAGCGCTTGAACCCTTATTATTCTACAAAGGTTTCCTGGCCATTACGTCCTACCGGATCTCACATCACCTGTGGGGCACGGGCCGCCACGCCTTGGCGCTTTATTTCCAAAGTATTTCCAGCGAAATCTTCGGGGTGGATATTCATCCGGCGGCGCGGATTGGTTGTGGTATTTTGTTAGATCACGCCACCAGTGTGGTGGTGGGGGAGACTTCCATCATCGAGGACGATGTGTCGATTTTGCATGAAGTGACGCTCGGCGGCACCGGCAAGGTCAGTGGCGATCGCCACCCGATCGTGCGCTCAGGTGTGCTGATCGGCGCCGGTTCGAAAATTCTCGGTCGGGTGACCATTGGCACCTGTGCCAAGGTGGGTGCCGGCAGTGTGGTTCTGGAAGATGTGCCTCCCCATAAAACTGTGGCCGGCGTGCCGGCGGTGGTGATGGGTGAGAGCAACGAGGAGAACCCCGCGCTGGGAATGAACCAGAGCCTGTGCGATGGGAATCGGATCTAA
- the infA gene encoding hypothetical protein (stimulates the activities of the other two initiation factors, IF-2 and IF-3), with amino-acid sequence MFDPPVTTTGTIIRSPKPNIYFVSLPNGKEIIGHIPKALQHLHADLEAGVKVTLELTPFDFEKGRISGLAEAE; translated from the coding sequence ATGTTCGATCCTCCAGTCACCACCACCGGCACCATCATTCGCTCGCCCAAGCCTAACATCTATTTCGTTTCCCTGCCCAACGGCAAGGAAATCATCGGTCACATCCCCAAAGCACTGCAACATTTGCACGCCGACCTCGAAGCCGGCGTCAAAGTCACCCTGGAGCTCACCCCTTTCGATTTTGAAAAGGGACGCATCAGCGGTTTGGCAGAGGCAGAGTAG